The genomic window GCAATGGGTTTTGCGATGGAcgcgaggagtatgcaattgagattctccctgtGTGTCCATCCAGTGGGCTCTTTCTTTTCCGACATGCAAAACCAGGAGTTCAACCTCATGCTAACACCAAAGCAAGTGGAGCAGAACAGAAACTGCAAGTCAGCACATTTTCTTACTACACATggtgcgtttgtaaattcactctggagtgccaCGGTGAGCTCAGTGCGCTCTGGACatttgtaaattcactctggagtgccaTGGTGAGCTCAGTGCGCTCTGGatatttgtaaattcagagctttGTCAGATTGTttgttcataaattcagagcgttttgcTTTCTGAGTGTTCAGAGAgcacactggacactctggccgaggagtagggttgattcaAGCATTCTGACAACGGCACCCAAGCTACCTGGCTTGCTTGcttcttccagacacaaatgcGAGAACATCTGACTGACCATTTttctcaccctagcagagctggttaggttgttttcatgttatccagagcgttggtgactgtaattGTGCTGCTGGCCacaatttaattatgcttttttGCCAAAGTTTACTGACATGGCAATATTCAACGAGTATAGAGTGTTGGTAAATTAATCAGTTGTCctgtgctctggcacactcagatgagagtagatagccagagggaATTTACAAATGTACCCACAGAACTCAAACTCACAATAATATTGTTTATGTTCACAAAACTACTACCAGCACACTCATTCTGAGATCTGTGTATGTATCCACAGGGAGCTGCAACCAGGTGTGCCGAGTGTCCAGGTGGTTCTCAGGTGAGTAGGATGGAGCCTGTAGGAGCCTGCTGGTCATCACTAGAAAGGACTGGAGTACGACATTCTCTAACCACTAACCAAGAGCTTATGTACCTGCTCATCAGTTCTGATGATGTCGCCACTTCTGTCCGTTATGCCAAAGGCTGGCTGACTGATCTCTGACCTCTTTCAGATTCTGCTTCACAGAGAGTCTTGGGTACGAGGAGGATCAATACCCACCATGCCTGTCCATCAAAGTTAATCAGAAACACATACCCTTACCGGTAAGCACCAAAAGCTGTTAAATGTTAAACTGAGAATGTTGTCTCTTCACCAATCATTCTTCACTGTCCCTCCGATGCGCTGGGACAGGAAATTCACAGACACTGTACACCCATCAACATAACCCCAACAGTTTCTCTCAGCCTCCTCGCCTCATTTCGTTTATGTGTCTGGTGGAAGAGCTGTAGCAAAGTAAGTAATCTTCCTTTTCATTATTTTAATGATTTTGTTTTCAATTCTGTATTCTATGCATGAGGAGTGTTGTCTTGAATTGCCCTAGGTAAGATCTAGCATGTGTTATGTAGAGGTACTCTGTGGCTGTGTACCTGGTGAAGGTGCTGTCCCCCTCAGACCTCCTCAGTCAACTGAAGAGCCAATCAGTGGAGAGTCTGACATTCTGCAGACAGCGCAGTGAGTATGGCAAACACACAGAAGCGCACACCATTTTTGCCTTTATTGCACACAAATACAGTGCAAAAAGACCACTGACATATTGTGTATTAGCACCCAGTTTGAGTTGATGCTCTCTGGTATTTGTAGTCCAAGAGAAGCTGCGTTTCGACCCAGAATGTGAGGTGACCACAACAGGACTACAGGTGTCCCTTATATGTCCGGTAAGAGTTTGCCACTTATCCCTCAGCTGCAAAGGGCAACAATTCCTTCAGCAGACAAACAGAAATTGAACTGACTGGCAGGAAGTTGATTATGACTGTCCAATCCATTTAGTGCATTAAATGTATCAATCTTTTTTGCCCTGATTCACTAATCAATTTATGATCAAGCCTTTgattagtggaatcaggtgtgtgtgtgtagtgctagggcaaaaacaaacATGTACACCCCTTTCGGTACCTAGGAACCGAATTACGAAACACTGATCTAATGGTCACGGTTAGGCTTGGGGTTGGATCATTTGATCCTGCAGTACATTGGGTTTAGGGTTGGATAATCTGATCCTGCAGTGGGTTGGATAATCTGATCCTGCAGTAGATTGGGGTTGGAAAATCTGATCCTGTAGTAGACTGGTTTTGGAGTTGGATAATCTGATCCTGCAGTAGATTGGGGTTGGGTCATCTGATCCTGTAGTAGACTGGTTTTGGAGTTGGATAATCTGATCCTGCACAAGATTGGTTTTAGGGTTGGATAATCTGATCCTGCAGTGGGTTGGTTTTGGGGTTGGATCAACTGATCCTGCAGTAGACTGGGGGGTTGGGTAATCTGAACCTGCAGTAGACTGGGGTTGGGTAATCTGAACCTGCAGTAGATTGGGGTTGGGTAATCTGATCCTGCAGTAGACTGGGGTTGGGTCATCTGACCCTGTAGTAGACTGGTTTTGGAGTTGGATAATCTGATCCTGCACAAGATTGGTTTTGGGGTTGGATAATCTGATCCTGCACAAGATTGGTTTTAGGGTTGGATAATCTGATCCTGCACAAGATTGGTTTTGGGGTTGGGTCAACTGATCCTGCAGTAGACTGGTTTTGGGCTTGGGTAATCTGATCCTGCAGtagattggggcggcagggtagcctagtggttagagcattggactagtaaccgaaaggttgcaagttcgaatccccgagctgacaaggtacaaatctgtcgttctgcccctgaacaggcagttaacccactgttcctaggccgtcattgaaaataagaatttgttcttaactgacttgcctagtaaaataaaggttggGATTGGGGTTGGGTAATCTGAACCTGCAGTAGATTGGGGTTGGGTAATCTGAACCTGCAGTAGATTGGGGTTGGGTAATCTGAACCTGCAGTAGATTGGGGTTGGGTAATCTGAACCTGCAGTAGACTGGTGTTTGGTTTGGGGTTGGGTAATCTGATCCTGCAGTACATCGGTGTTCAGGGTCATCTTCAACCATGAGCCATGTTCTAACACTGCAGATAGAAGTGTCATGAATAGAGCTGACATGGTTGCTTCTTGTACTGTcagaggtgtgtgttctgtcagagGTGTGTGTTCTACACAccatatttctatctgaacgttccacaaaattctgcccacaaaattctgtattcattccgccgattctgttgcaaaacgtttcttaaacagaagcaaacaaAACCTACCtacatttgtccaatagaaactttttttttgttttgcaACTGTtgggcagaatgaatacacctctgttctcctctgtctaCAAGCTGGGGAAGATGCGTCTGTCAGTGCCCTGCAGGGGGCGTAAGTGCGGCCACCTCCAATGCTTCGACGGGACGCTCTACCTGCAGATGAATGAGAAGAGGCCCACCTGGACCTGCCCAGTGTGTCACGAGCTAGTTCCGTACAGCCAGCTAACTATCGATGGGTAATTGTGTATCATATATTTAAATTCCGGCACCCTGCCCTTTGGCATCTCTGTATGACTATCTGGTCTCTATGGTGATTGATGTAATCTGTGGTTTCATTATCATAGCATTATTATTGTATTGACAGAACAAAGTAAACTATGTGCCTCTCACTAGCTGTACCCACGGACAGTCAATTATTGGATATGGTTAACTAAACTCAATTCAATGCCAATTTCCCATGGGTCCATGGCACTTGTTGGTTCCCATGTTAAATTAAATTATTTGATGGGCCTACCATGAACCCATGTTACCCACAATTTTTAAGGATGCACATAGCGGTATACACCACTCAAGTTTAAATACAAATCCCAGCCCCACCTCTATTCTGCATCTCCCTCCCTTTCATACAAAAAAGTGAAATCTATAGTTGCCTATCCCACGGTCACGGAAAACATGCTTCTTTTGAGCTGAAAATGTAGAAATCTGTCAAATTGTAGGATGTAAATCCGCCACCAGTTGTGGTACACTGTATTATAATGCCCTGTAGATACGGAGACTTAGCCAAAAGTCGGCATCACTGACATTTATGATAATGAAGTGTGGTGTgatgctacagttgaagtcggaagtttacatgcaccaatacatttaaactcagtttttaaaAATTCCTGacaaaaatccctgtcttaggtcagtcaggatcaccactttattttaacaatgataaatgtcaaaataatagtagagtgatttatttcagcttttatttctttcatcatattcccaagTAGgtcacacatatacatacacaattagtatttggtagaattccatttaaattgtttaacttgggtcaaacgtttcgggtagccttccacaagcttcccacaataagttgtgaaTTTTGgatcattcctcctgacagagctggtgaaactgagtcagctttgtaggcctccttgatcacgcacgctttttcagttctggccacattttctgtaggattgaggtcagggctttgtgatggacactccaataccttgacttgtccttaagccattttgccacaactttggaagtatgcttggggtcattgtccatttggtagacccatttgcgaccaagctttaacttcctgactgtcttaagatgttgcttcaatttatccacataatttcccttcttTCCTCATAATGtaatccattttgtgaagtgcaccagtccctcctgcaacaaagcacccctacaacataatgttgccacccccgtgcttcacggttgggatggtattcttcggcttgcaaggtATTCTTCGGCCTCCAGACCTTAtgatggtcattttggccaaacagttctatttgtttcataagacgagaggacatttctccaaaaagtactatctttgtccccattgatttgcacttttcgcaccaaagtatgtttatTTATAGGAGacggaacgcgtctccttcctgagcggtatggcggctgcgtggtcccatggtgattatacttgcgtactattgtttctaCTGAtgtacgtggtaccttcaggtgtttggaaatttatcccaaggatgaaccagacttgtggaggtctacaattttatttgagGTCTTGGCAGATGTTCTTTAGATTTaccacgatgtcaagcaaagaggcagtgagtttgaaggtaggccttgaaatacatctacaggtgcacctccaatttactcaaattatgtcaattagcctatcagaggcttctaaagtcattacatttttttatttttttccccatgctgtttaaaggcacaatcaacttagtgtacaGTCGTGagcaaaagttttgagaatgacacaaatattcattttcacagtctgctgcctcagtttgcatgatggcaatttgcatatactccagaatgttatgaagaatgatcagatgaattgcaattcattgcaaagTCACTCTTtaccatgcaaattaactgaatctccaaaaaaaaacatttccactgcatttcagccctgccacaaaaggaccagctgatatcatgtcagtgattctctcattaacacaggtgttgacaaggctggagatcactctgacatgctgattgagttcaaataagactggaagcttcaaaaggagggtgatgcttggaatcattgttcccCCTGCcatccatggttacctgcaaggtaACGTGTGCCGGTCataattgctttgcacaaaaagggcttcacgtgcaaggatattgctgccagtaagatttcaCCTAAATccaccatttatcggatcatcaagaccttcaaggagagcggttcaattgttgtgaagaaggcttcagggagcccaagaaagtccagcaagcgccaggaccgcctcctaaagttgattcagctgcgggatcggggcacaaccagtacagagcttgctcaggaatggcagcaggcaggtgagtgcatctgcacgcacagtgaggcaaagacttttggaggatggcttagtgtcaagaagggcagcgaAGAAGCCACGTCGCTCCAGAAAacacatcagggacagactgatattctgcaaaaggtacagggattggactgctgaggactggggtaaagtcattttctctgtcaATAAATCCCaactttccgattgtttggggcatccggaaaaaagcttgtcctaGTCTTGAGAAGacaaggtcattctgagagagatagcgctaccatcagtcctgtgtcatgccaacagtaaagcatcccgagaccattcatgtgagcgctaccatcagtcctgtgtcatgccaacagtgcatcccgagaccattcatgtggggttgcttctcagccaagggagtgggctcactcacaattttgccttagaatacagccatgaataaagattggtaccaacacatcctccgagagcaacttctcccaaccatccaggaacagtttggtgacgaacaatgcctttttcaGTATGATGGAGCAGCTTGCCATAagacaaaagtgataactaagtggctcggggaacaaaacattgattatttaggtccatggccaggaaacaccCCAGACCTTAaacccattgagaacttgtggtcaatcctcaagagccgggtggacaaacaaaacccaacAAACACCAGTCATgttgtggcccagaagttaattgacctcatgccagggcagattgcagaggtcttgaaaaagaagggtcaacactgcaaatattgactctttgcatcaacttcatgtaattgtcaataaaagcctttgacacttatgaaatgcttgtaattatatttcagtattccatagtaacatctgacaaaaatatctaaagacactgaatttgtgtcattctcaaaatctTTGGCCAAGACTGTAGGCTAACTTCTGACCCAATGTAATTGTGATAGTgaaatctgtaaacaattgttggaaaaattacttgtcatgtacaaagtagatgtcctaaccgacttgccaaaactatagtttgttaacaataaatgtgtggagtggttgaaacacttaggttggagtcattaaagagAGTttctgtaaacttccgacttcaactgtatatgcaggCTACTGACGGTGATCCTGGCGTTGGAGGGCTTTCAGGACAATACAGAGGTAGAATACCTGGCTGACGGCTCTTGGAGGTTTGTTATAGATGGCGTGAGCAGGACAACACAGCCATCGGCACCATTGGAGAAGATGGGTGAGACGATTAACAGAGATCATAGATTCAGAGTTGAGATAATAGCTGTCTCAACTCGGTTTTGCATCAATCAGTCACGATGTCAAAGGGACACTTAGGAGGAAATTTGAGTTAGTGATTGGATCTCAATTCAGAATACGGGCGTGGGTTAGCTGTGCtttcaacctcctctctctccaacagaggCCTATAGTGCTAGTAGTGTGACTGCAACTACCAGAGCCGTGTCAAAGGAAGTAGTCACTGTGGACCTTACTCTTGAGTCATCCGAGGACGAGGCTGATGAGGTCACAAAGGTGCGCCATAACGATGACCTCTCCGACAGGAACAGGTTTCATGAAGTTGCTCAAGGTTCTGTATGGTCATCAATGGTAAATCCATCACAGAGATTAACAGTACAACACATGTCGGCGCATAGGTaaaatgtgtgtttgtttacagttAACCTGGACACAGACCTTTCAAAATAAATAGCCTAAAAGGCAATGGTTACTGAGCAGTTCCAAGAGTCTAGAAACTCAACTCACAATTATTGAGCACGGTTACATGCACCCAATACTACGATTATTGTGGATAGCTAGATttaatataatagtttgtttTAAAACGTTTAGGcctacatgctttgcaagaacgatttccctaataatcctgtgTAGATTGACACATCTGAAATCGGGTAACCACAGTAACCATGTTTTTTGTAAAGCCCGAGTTCGGACATACAGTATAAAGTGtgtatgtgaaaactatttcGAAGATTGAATTTTTTCCGAACTCACTTCACTAGCGCATTATAGAGGAAGGGTTGCGCTACTGGTGCTGGCACATGCACAAATCAGATGCATTGCTGGAATGTCAATGAAATTGTTTAAAAGTCCTAATAATTCTGAAGATTGCTCTGAAAAGCAGGTGTTTTATTTGGTGTAATCTTACTTCAATTTTGACCTGAAACCATTTTTAAGATGAGCAGAGTAATGTTTCTACATGACTATTTCCATACATTGCCTACTGCCATAATCCCTTTAATATCT from Oncorhynchus masou masou isolate Uvic2021 chromosome 3, UVic_Omas_1.1, whole genome shotgun sequence includes these protein-coding regions:
- the LOC135519006 gene encoding E3 SUMO-protein ligase PIAS4-A-like, with translation MAGDIAEAIRLLAHLRVTELRSLMAAMGQTKSGLKSNLLGRAVGVIQTQCNPHLLTVVRQLYQERYSDQIVPGSIQTTPGSHQEEQTMAPVVETSHNPTQHTNRLTHDPRLFQMVPLPFYQVLGTVLPPTQLVGSFFSDMQNQEFNLMLTPKQVEQNRNCKELQPGVPSVQVVLRFCFTESLGYEEDQYPPCLSIKVNQKHIPLPEIHRHCTPINITPTVSLSLLASFRLCVWWKSCSKRYSVAVYLVKVLSPSDLLSQLKSQSVESLTFCRQRIQEKLRFDPECEVTTTGLQVSLICPLGKMRLSVPCRGRKCGHLQCFDGTLYLQMNEKRPTWTCPVCHELVPYSQLTIDGLLTVILALEGFQDNTEVEYLADGSWRFVIDGVSRTTQPSAPLEKMEAYSASSVTATTRAVSKEVVTVDLTLESSEDEADEVTKVWEEASVFQHNGCSDNRCTNPVYLSQQAHAIISICFKMSTIIPVPKKGK